GTATTGCTCTTTTATTCGAACATTGAAAATGTGTTTCTTTTATACATTTGTTATGAATGAGAGATGGTGAAGTCTATTCGTTAAAGAGATTTAACGATCTTTTTAGAATGGTAGAGTTTTGTGACAGATTTCTATAGAATTTGATGAACTCttgaggatttaattttgaAGATTTCTATAATTTTTTACGTAACATTGAGCTTGAACTAATCCAATATATGTTATCTTCATgggaataaaaatatttaaaaatactatttataattacacaaatataaattttgagctAAACTACGAATAAATTTTGAGCTAAACTacgaataaatataattacacAAATATCAATTTCTaaacaaataaattttatttattaaaaattaattattattaatgatTTTCTTATGTGTAAtgtaataattttatataaaaaaaatcataatcattttcaagattaaataaagaaaataaatgttatttttctaaaaacaataaaataaacaaattagTTTATGTGATAGTTGTGGTAGAAATGTAAATATAAATTAAGGAAACAAACaaactattactttttactCGCCGAAGTTTGGATAAAAGAAAGCCAAAACTAAGATTGACCACACTGATATAAGAGCTTAGCAGCACTCTAATCTAACAAGCAGAGGGAAACAactttaaaaatgaattttttataataattttctattttaaaatttaaatgtattattaaatataaataaatgttcACTAAAATAGGgtgttttttaatattttttttatcaaatggAGATGAAGTATTTTTTGTAATTTGAGAGCAGTATTTTCTGTACATCAAAATCACATGAACTCTAGAAAAATTCCAAAGAAAACATATTTGTATTGAAAAGAGCGTTTCCTATATGATCATATGTTACAATATTGAAAACCTTGTGTACAGTAGAGCTGATATGGATTCACATGATTGAGAATTCATCTTGGAGGCCATCTAATTCTCCTTTAAGACTATGTTGTTGTATGATCATCACTGAAGCACTTACCGAAAAATCCGAGGCCGATAGAATATCCCCGATGGGACCGAGCTCCGGGCACTCTTCCCAGTCATTCATTCCCACTGTCAAAATCGAATTCACTCTCCCGCCTCGTCCCACGATGAAAAGACCATATTGCCCTTCAAGTGACCTCAATGTAGAAAATGTCTGCCCTGAGTTGACAAGGTACTTTTCCATATATGCAACATTCCCTCCAGCCACATATCTATCATAGAAATCAGCAAAGCATTCATCATCAACTTTCATTTCTTCTTGATGCTCTGTAGTGTTGGATTTTGCAATTGTGATTCTCGACGACACGCTATCTCCTGTGGCTTCTAAGAGGAACCTTATAACTGTAAGTTTCACCCCAGGGTGTCGTGCTACTCGACCCGCATAGACTAGTGCTTCCCTGTCATCCTTGCCACCAATGAATATTACGGCTGCATGGAGACATATGGAAGTTCTTGATATTATGGTGGATCCAAGTCCCCGGTCCACTAAAATTCCAATTGAGCAAGGAGCGTGACGAAGGATCTGTGGAAAGTTTAAGCCATTAGGACGCCAAAAAGTTTGGCCTTTCAAAAATTCTAATCTTTTTACACTACAACAAGTGTTGTACTTTAATCATTTAGTCACATAGGCAATGAGACACGATTGGCTTGATGGATGGTGCGACTGGTTGCATGCTGTTTGTTAGCTTTGCCACGGAATTGAATACTCATACATTATACATACCTTGCGATTGACATGTCGAAAACCCGAATGACCCAAATTTAGCCTACCACTGGCTTCTTGTTGCTTGTGAAAGGGAAGTATTATGAGTGAAACCATAAGATCCTCGGCCAGAATGCACACATCTTGATGCATGCTACTCAGAGTAGAAAGTGCAAAGATTCGTTTTGTGCTGATTCCATCtccatgatcattcaaattagCTTTTAGTCCATTTGTTATCTGTTCTCTCATTTCCACAACGGTTGGATCAGTGACAGTCACAGAATCCCCCCCTTCACTATGGTGTGTTATTGTGGCTGCTATTCTGTCTGTCAACTCTATCATGTCTGTCACATAAACCATAATCCCTGGATCAGCAGCCCCTCTGGTGATTCCCATTAAATTTATGGCTGAAGAAACATTTTGTGGTCCGTGTACGCAAAGAAGAACACGAAGCTCGTTCGATGGATTAATCCATTGAAGTGCCATTCTTTGAGTTGGAGAACGTTTTCTTGCACGTTACAATGATGTTTGCCACTACTAACGGGGTGTAGATTATGGTGAGAAAGGTCACAAATACCATAGCAATACTTGTCGAGATACTTGTGAGTTTCATCTGCGTTTGATTGGGAAGaaagaaatatttatttcaaagtCAGATTACCTTTTATCTACATGTTTACAGAGCAAAAAAAGGAAGCATCCAATTGAAAAGGACTTACACTCGATGTCATTATAGCCAAATACACATGGAATGGCCCTTGATCGTTAATAGCAAGCCAATGGCAATTGAATCTTGCCAGCGAAATCCCAACATAACCCCTGAAACCCACGAACCAATAACTTTTCCAGCAGTAGCAATCAAGAAGAGGAAGAATAACTTTGCCCATGTTCCTATATGCGCTGCCCCAAACTGAGACAACTGCGCTTCCATGCCGACCCAAAAGAAGAAAAGTGGATTGAAGATGGCACTAAAGAAATAGTTCACTTTACTAATCATCATTTTTGCTATCCTCCCTTCTCTAGGCATGAATACACCAGCCAAAAACGCACTCAACACACTATTATAATCTGCCAGTATAGGTGAAAAACAACAAACCATGACGACATATGCCACAGCCAAGACTAAATGTGAGCCCTTCATTGGTTTTCCATCTGGATTTTCACGGTTCACCCAATTCATAATCAATGGTGTCAATTTCGCGGCCAGAACTATCTCAATCACTAGCACTGCAGCCATCACAAAAACATCCTTTACCCTCCGATAAGCGAAACCCTTGTTAGGATCAAATATTATAAAGCCAAAGCTAACTAGAATTGTAGAAACCAAGGCATTATGCACGCTAGCTGAAACTACAAATCTCCCAATATCTGATTTTCCTATCTTTAGGTCAGTAATTATTCTAGTTAATAATGGGTATGCAGTGTCGGACATAATAATAGAGAGACAAAGGTTGAATGTGACATTTGGGATTTCGGGGATGCCAAGAAATGGGGTGACTAAAGAAGCCATAACAAAAGTGGTAAGAACTCCAGTGCAGGCAACTTTAGCTTCTTTTGATGGTAGATGTAGAAATATGTTAGGATCAATTTCTAGGCCAACTACGAACATATGAAGAATCATCCCCCCTTCTACTATGTATTGAAAGGTTTTCTCCGTCTCTTCGCCGATTGTATGTTTTCGAATTATAGGCAGATTACTTAAAAATAGCCCTACCTGCAATATTTCACAACAATCAATGGCAGTTTTATGGATCATTAAGTATGCCATACAAcaataatatttcaaaaacaATTCACTGGATTAATATGCGAATTGAAAATTAAGAATAAAATCTGAGATGAATCCAATATCACATAAAGTTATCATGCATTAAAAAAGAGAAACATACAATGTATTCAGAGACGATGCGAGGCTGAGACAGATTTCGCAACAAAATGTGGAGAAAATTGCACAAGAACACAATGAAGAAGAATCCAAGCATGTACAATGCGACGGTCGTCAACGTCGTAGTTCGGCATGCAGCTGCATTTGTAAAACTCTTGAATGCTGAATTACCATTCCATAAATCCATCTCATCTTCTCCTTCAAGATCAAAATTGATTGGAGTTTGTTTTTTTCCCAGTTTAACCAACACACACACCTACGTGGAACGAGGTGTCCTGTGGTCCATTCCTTTtggttttatataaaataagacatttggtgaaaaatagctaatattttttatttactaGCAAAAAGCATGTGCGATACAcgtaaatattatttatttaataaacattatttattttatcacTTCGACTTAGTGGTTTTAAAACTCCTTTTACACATTCTCCtccaaaaaacaaaaacaaaatcgcTTTGCATATTTAATACAACTAGcaaaaaattctaaatttaaatatcttatgttacataatttcattttttaaaaaaaataaaaatcatacatTACTGTACAATGACAAGAAATTACCTTTAGATAAATAgtcaaatttttaataataaaatattttatagtaATTCTATCGATTGTGACGGTGAAGATGACGTTTTCAATCAAATGAGTGGTGATTGGAAAAATGATAGCCACGTTatctatatattaaaaaaaaaatattttaaacagtTGATAATGAAATTATCGTACAAAAGTTTCAGAATATGAAGATTCGTTTATGTAGAGAAATAAATATTTCTAACAATTTTGTATTGAAGTTATTGTACAAATGTTTCAAAATATGAAGACTTATAAAGGTCAGTCgtaagaaaattattttgtgGTGTTTATGAATATTTGATTAgaagatatttatttattttattagttATAGTTTATCGTTGGATACACTGAATCAAAATCTTAGCATCATCCTGAAATTAATAAAGAGATACTTATAAGCCCAACATCATAAAACTAATAAAGAGACACTAATAAGCCCAAGAAAGTGACGTCATCCAATAAACAAATATTTTGTGATGATATTCTTCTTATATTTATAACTTAACACCAACGGCTAAATCAAAATGTTTTGATCAAAGAATAGGTTTCTTGTTAGACGATCTTACGAATCTTATCTATGAGACCGGTCAACCctaccatattcacaataaaaagtaatactcttagcataaaaggtaatatttttcatgaatgactcaaataaaatatgcgtctcacaaaatacgactcgtgagaccgtctaacacaaGTTTTTTCCTCGATCAAATTATAGTCATCTGGAATTAATTGGTTCATATTATTAATCTTGACTTCCAACAAAATTGTACATCATAACTGCATACAATTAAAGCTCATTGTCCTTGTATGAACTTACAGCACCAATAATTCGCATAAAACAAAAAGTTAATATTTTAATCACTATTAGCTATCGATAAGCATTAATTTAGGCATTCTTATGTTCaaaaaataagtttttaatgtataaataaatgttggtGTTTGAAGTTTTCCGTTTCTTTTCTTCTCCTGAAGAAATAAAAATGGACGGGACCCTCTCTTATACATGAATAAAGGCACTCAgattttttatctttttttataTTTCTTACTTTTTTCAATTAATGGCATTGAGAAATTTTTGCATAATAAATCGATCtgtcttcttttttttcaatatATAGGATTGGAGCACGGACGGAGCCAGAAAAATGAATTATgagaggaaaataaaatttttaaaatagttaATAAGTAAAAAGATAATATGACAAAAAGATAATTTTAAtagattaaaaaatttaaatatatatatatatatatatatatatgttataaaataaattaaataaaattagggTACCAAAATGTAATGAGAAGTTTCAATACATAATTTGAATAGCTCAAAAGTAGGAATTCAAATAGTTTTGgagaaaaaaatttgaaatcagaaaaaaataaagataagaGAATTGAGCTTAATTGATTTAGCTCTTGTGTTAAATTTCTATCACCTAATCATTCtattattattcttattttaaAAGTATTAGTTAGATAAAATAACTGCTTATGAGAAATTAGGCAACAAAATTCGAGATGGTGTGCGAGGTAAATAATTGAATTTGGAGGTTTTAGAGTTAGTGTGGAGCCGAGAAGAGACTGAGGGAAAAAAGTGGCCGGGTggaataaaaaaatgattaaaagtgttaaatatttatttttcaaataaaagtGAAGTGAGGTACCCCATTTGGCTCCAATTAGAAATTAATAATGAAAGaaggaaaaatatatatatagtaaaagAAGTAAAAAAGACATGTTCAAAAACAAGAGGagaaaagttttaaaaaataattttgaatttaaacaTAATTAAAAGGCTAATTTAATATAAGACCAAGATTAACCATCAGCCATCGTGGAAACCCAAAAATGTGAGAAGATTCGGACCGATTTAGCTCGTAGGTGGAAATTTTTTGGGTTTTTCCCCATTCCAACCAACCAATCGTTTCAAATTTGATGTATTTCGAATATAAAATTAGATTAGACCCGCTCGCTACGGTATCATTCAGCTGCCTTATATAGCACATCTTCCGCAAAATAATACATCATAAGTCGCAAAACAGGATGCAAGAATTCCAGGCAAACCAAACATGATTCAAGTCAATTGTCAAACAGAAAACACCACATTGTCAAATCTCAACACCttaaaatcctaaaacattAAACCAACATTTGTGACGATCACCCACTAGGGGGAGAGGCTTTGGCAGCACCACCTGTCTGGGCAGTGGAGGGCGGTGGAGTTGTGTCGTACGTCCCTCGTGAGTAAGCACCAGTGGAACCATCAGCAGAGTGAGCTGGAGCCTGAGAATATCCACTGCCATATGAGCTATTATACGGAGCCTGTTGCCCATAACCAGGTTGAACAGATGGTGGTGCCCCATAGGATGGGGGGCCATAACCTGGCTGAGACGGCGGATAACCTGCCGATGGTTTCTGTGCACCCGCATCTGACTGCATGTAACCGGTCTGcggatatcctggttgagtatagcCACCTCCCTGACCACTAGGCGACTGCTGTGGCTGCGCATAAGCTTGTTGACTGCTAGGTGGTTTTTGACCGGGAGGGGCCCCGTATGTTCCATAACCAGAGGGTGGTTGGGTTCCATAGCTACCTTGAGAAGACGGTGGACCACCATAACCAGCCTGGTTAGAAGCTTGAGGTGGATAATTAGGATTTGGGCTGGGCTGACCGCCGGCGTTGTAAGGCTGTCCAGAGGCAGGTGCTTGATTGGTATCACCCTGTGTGTATGAAGAGGGGTGGCCGTCTGGCGTAGGATTTGAGACGTTGCCATAGGCAGAATTATACCCTTGTTGCTGCTGCTCGTATCCTGCTCCGACAGGATTGGGCTGAGGCTGACCATAGCCAGCACCTGCATTGTAGCCACTGTAGCTATCTTGAGTGTAACCTTGTCCTTGACTGTAGGCGGATGCCTGATTGTAACCATAACCTGAGCCATCAGTAGGAGTACCAGGACCTCCCTGAGCTTGATGCTGCAGTGGAGGTGGCTGTTGGTTGTAGTAATCGTAGCCGCCTCCTTGTGCAGCTTGCTGATTTGGTGGAGCAGTTGTTTGGTCCCAGCCAGAGGCATATGCACCAGAAGAGGGTTGAGGGGGATAACCTGAGTAAGGTGGTTGGTTCATACCATACTGTGCTGATGGACCAGGATATGAGCCAGACTGGGTATAGCCGTATCCAGATTGTTGCATGGGTGGACCAGGAGGTGCCCAGTTAGTCGGAGGTCTAGCTTGATAACCTTGATGTGGATATCCTCCAGCCATCGACGAATTTCTAGGACGATTCTGCACAAGATTGTTGACAAATGAAACTAGGACAATAGTTGATGTTTTTGTTCTGAAACAACAATGGTATgataaaaaatatgagaaattAGCAACACAATACAGAGCAAGGTAAAACGTGAAGAAATAGGGATGGTATACCGAGAGCATATAATTCTTTAAGCACAGTATATATGGCACAGTTGCAACAAGACAAAAGTTAGGCGCCTACATACCGTACTGGTTGGGTCGTATTATTGAATTACTCCTGCAGAAGCCCATCCTCTCCCTATTCGAAGTGAATGGGTACAAAAAAATAGCATATACTATATAACTAGAATAACAAAAACAACTGAGGCCAAAAGGTAGAAGAGGGAGCAAGGCACTAAATATCATCCACCTCCATCTAGTTAAATGAATAAGCAACTTGAAGTGGAACCGATGACCAATTTCATGATGGCTTGAAACCGATGCACCAATTTCATGGGGgctaaaatatttcaaattactCTCTGGCTATAATATACAACAACTACTCCCCCCAGTTGGACTGACTTGAATGCATTACCAAAAAGAATCATAAAACATCAAAGAACAGGAGGATAGAGCGCACAAAATCACTCAAGAGTTCGATCAAGGTGATAGAGATAATAAAGGAACCAACAATAGGAAGAAAATTTACTGGAAAAAGTGCCTACTTATGACAATCCAATTcaaatgcttcaaacattaaatttcacaaaaataataaaattgatcaaAACATGCAACCAAGGAAAAACTAAACAAACATGGAATTGTCAATCTCGTAGGAGTTGTAAACATTCTAAAAGGAAGGTGCCATTTCATATTTTAAGCAATAATAACATTACAAAGAAAGACAGTTTGTGTGGGATATTAGGAACTCAAAAACGCCAATGGATTGCCCAATACTCAAAATAAACATCTGCAAACaaatcataaatttttgtcaATTCTAAACATGACAGAATCTGTGGCTTTTATCATACCGATAGCAATTAAGGAACACATACTCTTTGAATTCCCTTATCAGTAGGTCCAAACAAATTTCTCCAAAATATGGAGAAATTATAATGAGGGAGGAATCATACCAGAAAGTGTCAAAGAAACACACAAATGGCCCGTGAAGATGTCAAGAAGTGTGCATTACCCTCTAACCCCTACAACAGTTTCACTCAGGatacatcaattttttttataagaaaagaAATTTATCACTAAATCAATAGAAAAATACATGGAACTACAGATATATCAATTATGAGATAAAATTATGTATCATTTCTATAATTAATACAGATGTATCCCAGTGCTGTAATAGACTTTGTATGATGATAGTTACCTCAATGTAGAATGCTCACGTATACCTGCCTCACATAAAAAAGTATCCAAAATCCAGTAACCATAAAGGGAACATCTTAATATACCGGTCTCAAATCTCAATACTTACAACCACTATCTAACCAGAATTCTAGCTACTGGAAATATGTGCAAGATAAACCAAAACATTTGAGAGACAATATAGAACGTTCCTCTCCCCAATATGATTACTGATTGATTCCACAGTGGGAGAAAATTGTTATACAAGGAACCCATAATCAAGCTTCAAGCATAACATTCAAACCAGATATTGAAGAGATCTTCCTCCCACGACAATAAAACAGCAAAATCTGATCTCCACCCAAGGATCATTTTTGCACAAGATTGACTCCATATCAACCATGCCGTAGAGGTAGACAGATGTGGCAAAGATATCTGCAATCCTCTACATGTACAATTGGCAAATAGGGAAGGCACACAAACAAACATACACAGTTGCATAATACATTGTTAAcgcttaaaaaaaattaaggggTGAAACAAATTTAACAAGTTAAAACTTCATATGAGGAAACTAACACAAGCTATGATACATCACTAAGAATAAACAGGTATATTAATATGATGTTAAAAACTTGTCAAGTTTAAATGACAGTGAACATAAAGCATAAAAGATAAGTGTAGTCATATGCAACCATTTAACAAACCTCACTGATTACTTCATTAACCAACTGTTTAGCAGCCTCAATCTGTTCACTAGTGCCATCAATCTGTACGGTCCTTTCTTTGGATGTATCACCAGGTGGCAAGTGGAGAGGTATAACCTGAAATATTTGGGAACAGACAATACTCACGGCAccagaaaaaaatcaaaacacaGATACAATATCAGGATTTTCATAAAACCAGAAGTAGCAGCTCTATCAGATATTCAAACCACATAATAGCATTATAAACGGAAAGGAAACCCAACCTGAATGCGAGCGCCAGTCCTTGCTTGCATGTTCTTAATGGTTTCACCTCCTTTGCCAATAACAAGACCCACCTAGAAATTGCCATTGACCCTAATTAAATGagtaaaaatacataaaaacaaGCATCATCGTTACCTTGTTGTTGGGAACCATAAACACGTATGGATCAGTTCCTGATTGTTGCCCAGTCATTCTTCGAGAAACAACACCAGAACCACCTGCTTCAGCCTGTTCAAGCATATGTCAGCCAGAGTGATGTGGCAAGAGAATATTAAGCAAAACAAATGTCAgcttagtaaaaaaaaatatttcatcagTTTGATCCAAAAATTAGCAGTCGAATTGTTCTGAACTACACGTACCTCAGAAAGAACATCATTGATCAACTGCTCAGCCTTGGCTACCTGGTCAGGAGTACCCATGAGCTCAACACCTcttgaaacagaatttggaTCGGCATCCATGTCTCTGGTCACCTGAATCTTGGCACCTGACTGAAGCTGAAGGTATTTAATGGTCTCTCCGCCTTTTCCAATAATCACACCTACCCTTCCATTTGGTATCTCAATTTTCTTGCTTGGACCTGGATAACCATAGGATGCACCTGTTGGTGGACCACTCAGACCCATACCCATAGGCTTCTGAACAAAACCTACATTAAAACCAAATGACATCATGGTGCAAGCCCTGTAATCTGATCCTCACGTATGGCATCGCATGCATACTTGAGCATATACGTATAAACTAAAGTAAGACTACAAGTAATATTAATCAATGCATAAAGTATAAACCAAGTAGCAATAGATCCAAGCCAGGTAAAAACTATATTCTCGGAGACCAAGAAACGTAAGCTCATATCAAAGCAATACGAGATTGAACAGTTAAGTATAAACTCATCGATACATTAAACTCGAGTTTATTGTGCACAAGAATATAAGATCACCACGTAATCCGAGCACGAAGCTCGTGTAAAAACATTGGATACCAAAGATGAGACGATGTGTGAACACAAATGGTACTAAAGCAAGTAAACAGATCAATAAGAATAAATCGAATGGAGAATCACGTAATGGAAGTGACAACGAAAACGTAAAAACTAGTTAAAGAGAAAACCGTCACCAGCATCAGTTGAATCAAATCCCCCACCACCAGCTCCGTTTTCAACTCTCGCTCTTTTCATCGGATCCACGTTATTCAAAAGCCTAGCGGCGATTTCTTGAGCCTTCTGTTTCGCCAACTCGATCTCGCTCATAGGAGGCGGAACGCTGTTGTAAGATGTAGGGGGGGCGGATGAGTCCGGGCCTGACGAAAACCCCGTAGCCCTACGCGGTGCGGGTGAAGTCGAAGTCTGGTGATCTTCGTACTTGCGCTTGTTCGATTCTCCACCGGCTGACGAATAGTGCACATCATCCGCCATTTGAGTAGACACGGAGGAGCAAGAACCCTAGACGGCGAATGGAGAGGAATAGATAGTGATTAGTGTGTGTAGGCAGACTTTTATATTCGCAAGTTGGGGCAGCCCACAATAGCtagattttttattttccttttTGACCCCCATATTTAGTCTTATGTAAAACAGCAGCCCCCGTCGTTCCCCGGTTGGTTTTTGTGCTGCCTTCTTATCGGGCCATTTTTtagaagacaaaaacttgtgtgagacggtctcacggatcatatttgtgagacggatctcttatttgggttatccatgaaaaagtattattttttatgctaagagtactatttttttattgtaaatataggtagggttgacccgtctcacagattaagatccgtgagacggtctcaaacTCACTCTTTTTAGAATGAGATTCCACCGACACACcaccatatttttattgagtatgtctcttgtgagacgatctcacgaatatttatctgtgagacgggtcaaccttaccgatattcacaataaaaagtaatactcttagcataaaaagtaatattttttcatggatccaaataagagatccgtctcacaaatacgacccgtgagaccgtctcatacaaatttttgtcatttttatttttaccctTTGGAACaaaggtttttttaaaaaatattataaaattataaaatcatTGTAAAAATATGGTAGATTGTAAAGATTTGTAAAACTATAACAATTCGGGACTTACTGTCCCggattcaaattttttattttttttaaaaaaaatacgaaAAGAAAGTGGAGCacggatttaaaaaaaaaatatcggcGACGGTTTGTTTAAATCCGTCGCTATTGGCGATGGTGTAACAAAAACACGTCgttatttgcgacggtttaaccaAACATCGTTGTTAAGGAAATCCGTGAAAACTTGTCACGGATTCTAATAAGTCGTGTCATATTATTTCCATTATCGTCGAAAATAATTGTTCCTCATATTATATGTGTAAAATCCATCTTTTCTACTTcgatcatatattaatattatttgttgattttatcGTCCATTTCATTTGAAGTGATACGAAGAGGTAATATTTAATTTCgttgataatattataattatatattaagaaGTAATTTTTTGTGTACTTTTTTTTATAACACTTGTCATTTATTTCAGATATTAGCATCGTCCGTTGATATTATATCAAGTTCCGTATAATTACGTTGAGAaggtaatttaattaattttttaatatgttgtttgtattatttatattatattaatgtaattataattttatttactaACATTATATGATTAAGTATAATTTAGTTAAAtagtatatttttaatattaatattaaaaaatagtttgaatattaaaaaataataaatatgattttttgttAATATTAATGTACTTGATACTAATGAAATTATAAAGTATTTTGTTACGTTTTTAAAGTATATTGAGAATAAGTTTTAAATTTCACGTAATTTTAACCTCCGTAATTTATAatacaattaatattataattatacatATACTATACATAAAATTTCACGTAAATATAAAGTCCGTAATTTATATACATATTCTAATTCCAATAaacaattaatattataattattgtaATTGTTGTAGCTATAATATTATATCACGTAAATTAAATATaactattttaattattgtagatataatattatatcaagTAAATATAATTACTGTTTACACATAACTGCCAAACTATCTAAATCTTTTTTTTACTGCTAACAATATAATTATTGTTTACacataaaaaatatgaatccGAGACAGTAAGTCCCGGATTGTTATAGTTTTACAAATCTTTACAATCTGTCATAAGGGGAAGGATTCCAATAAATGGTTTAGCTGATATCGTGCTAGCAGTAACCAAAAGAATAttgtggggacctggacgctaatcaagttcttaatcatcattgggactaattaatcaattataaaacagggtctaaatttttttttaaatacaaagcggaaacgtaatgtaatttactcaaattacatattaaacattaacatacaaatcttgtgttatctacaagaattcaactaggttcaactacatatcagtgctgaatcctatgttgcttcgaagcc
This region of Primulina eburnea isolate SZY01 chromosome 14, ASM2296580v1, whole genome shotgun sequence genomic DNA includes:
- the LOC140811696 gene encoding uncharacterized protein, which codes for MADDVHYSSAGGESNKRKYEDHQTSTSPAPRRATGFSSGPDSSAPPTSYNSVPPPMSEIELAKQKAQEIAARLLNNVDPMKRARVENGAGGGGFDSTDAGFVQKPMGMGLSGPPTGASYGYPGPSKKIEIPNGRVGVIIGKGGETIKYLQLQSGAKIQVTRDMDADPNSVSRGVELMGTPDQVAKAEQLINDVLSEAEAGGSGVVSRRMTGQQSGTDPYVFMVPNNKVGLVIGKGGETIKNMQARTGARIQVIPLHLPPGDTSKERTVQIDGTSEQIEAAKQLVNEVISENRPRNSSMAGGYPHQGYQARPPTNWAPPGPPMQQSGYGYTQSGSYPGPSAQYGMNQPPYSGYPPQPSSGAYASGWDQTTAPPNQQAAQGGGYDYYNQQPPPLQHQAQGGPGTPTDGSGYGYNQASAYSQGQGYTQDSYSGYNAGAGYGQPQPNPVGAGYEQQQQGYNSAYGNVSNPTPDGHPSSYTQGDTNQAPASGQPYNAGGQPSPNPNYPPQASNQAGYGGPPSSQGSYGTQPPSGYGTYGAPPGQKPPSSQQAYAQPQQSPSGQGGGYTQPGYPQTGYMQSDAGAQKPSAGYPPSQPGYGPPSYGAPPSVQPGYGQQAPYNSSYGSGYSQAPAHSADGSTGAYSRGTYDTTPPPSTAQTGGAAKASPPSG
- the LOC140813366 gene encoding LOW QUALITY PROTEIN: cation/H(+) antiporter 28-like (The sequence of the model RefSeq protein was modified relative to this genomic sequence to represent the inferred CDS: inserted 1 base in 1 codon; deleted 1 base in 1 codon); this encodes MDLWNGNSAFKSFTNAAACRTTTLTTVALYMLGFFFIVFLCNFLHILLRNLSQPRIVSEYIVGLFLSNLPIIRKHTIGEETEKTFQYIVEGGMILHMFVVGLEIDPNIFLHLPSKEAKVACTGVLTTFVMASLVTPFLGIPEIPNVTFNLCLSIIMSDTAYPLLTRIITDLKIGKSDIGRFVVSASVHNALVSTILVSFGFIIFDPNKGFAYRRVKDVFVMAAVLVIEIVLAAKLTPLIMNWVNRENPDGKPMKGSHLVLAVAYVVMVCCFSPILADYNSVLSAFLAGVFMPREGRIAKMMISKVNYFFSAIFNPLFFFWVGMEAQLSQFGAAHIGTWAKLFFLFLIATAGKVIGSWVSGVMLGFRWQDSIAIGLLLTIKGHXHVYLAIMTSSMKLTSISTSIAMVFVTFLTIIYTPLVVANIIVRARKRSPTQRMALQWINPSNELRVLLCVHGPQNVSSAINLMGITRGAADPGIMVYVTDMIELTDRIAATITHHSEGGDSVTVTDPTVVEMREQITNGLKANLNDHGDGISTKRIFALSTLSSMHQDVCILAEDLMVSLIILPFHKQQEASGRLNLGHSGFRHVNRKILRHAPCSIGILVDRGLGSTIISRTSICLHAAVIFIGGKDDREALVYAGRVARHPGVKLTVIRFLLEATGDSVSSRITIAKSNTTEHQEEMKVDDECFADFYDRYVAGGNVAYMEKYLVNSGQTFSTLRSLEGQYGLFIVGRGGRVNSILTVGMNDWEECPELGPIGDILSASDFSVSASVMIIQQHSLKGELDGLQDEFSIM